From Polaribacter butkevichii, a single genomic window includes:
- a CDS encoding glycoside hydrolase family 2 protein: MRKSILAFFIIALFSLKTNAQKKVYLSGEDASTAVDWEFKISGGRNSGFWTTIPVPSNWETEGFGYYLYGMDKMEKRTTPIGFYRHTFNFSKVSTKRYFMVFQGAMTDTKVTLNGKNIGFHQGGFTEFKFEITNALKEGKNNLEVEVNSSSSNKSIVEAERFADFWMFSGIFRPVFIEEVSAEFIEHVAIDAQMTGDFNMWVYTNGIKEAKTITAQVYDKAHNKVGKPFKTKISKDKTILASSFKGVNLWSNEFPNLYSVKIELKSKTKVLHTYKQTFGFRTFEVRDHDGFYLNGKRILLKGANMHSFRPETGRTLSKTDMEETLRLMQDLNFNCVRPCHYPPDSYFFELCDSLGMLSMDETTGWYRPLDTQIGTKIVKEIVTRDVNHPSVILWSNGNHIAHNPELDPVFIEWDIQKRRPLKNEAKNNDIFANYNPDWDIVNTTYYPNYKTINRALFKDNHIYLPNETLHALYDGGGGANLKTYWDLFEKSKVGGGLMIWALNDEGLMRTDMGYVADNQFSKASDGIVGPHGEKDGSFYAVREIWSPVFIENDKIKADFNGDLDFINKFYFTNLNQCNIKWKLINFANPDGTINGHRTVAKGKVSGNVLAGNTGKLNVLLPASFVNNDALSIEVYDPKGGLVYSKNIPIKTAKRPTFRTSINNMFLQDKEDKFTFYYDKTTFKFDTKSAVLLSVKDNGKATSIKNFPFLTFKSVDSVATNNANQLSKATVTKSGNKWVIEVKNTKGFDYLKWTLHSGGEIVLDYAYTLPSGAYNYAGIGMAVDAKDVLRKRWLGEGPTRIWNNRTEGGILDVYAVEKQVNIPGQVYNSPEFEGCFAPWNWAVFYLKDNLNLAFKNSTNVTLGVLNPVNGKGAKKAAWQYPKEDGFFFFDYIDSVGSKWKTATEFGPDAQPHKINGQIKGAVSMYVNWNKPLVKAKRVDVEVE; this comes from the coding sequence ATGAGAAAAAGTATTCTAGCTTTTTTTATAATAGCTTTGTTTTCATTAAAAACAAATGCTCAAAAAAAAGTGTATTTGTCTGGCGAAGATGCTAGCACTGCGGTAGATTGGGAGTTTAAAATTAGTGGCGGTCGTAATAGTGGTTTTTGGACCACCATCCCTGTTCCTTCTAATTGGGAAACCGAAGGATTTGGTTATTATCTATATGGTATGGATAAAATGGAAAAGAGAACTACTCCTATTGGATTCTATAGACATACATTCAATTTTTCTAAAGTATCTACAAAGCGATATTTTATGGTGTTTCAAGGTGCCATGACAGATACTAAAGTAACTTTAAATGGAAAAAATATAGGTTTCCACCAAGGTGGATTTACAGAGTTTAAGTTTGAAATAACAAATGCACTCAAAGAAGGTAAAAATAATCTTGAAGTTGAAGTAAATAGTTCATCATCTAATAAATCTATTGTAGAAGCAGAACGTTTTGCCGATTTTTGGATGTTTAGTGGTATTTTTAGACCTGTATTTATAGAAGAAGTATCTGCTGAGTTTATAGAGCATGTAGCAATAGATGCACAAATGACGGGAGATTTTAATATGTGGGTGTATACCAATGGTATTAAAGAAGCTAAAACAATAACCGCCCAAGTTTATGATAAGGCACATAACAAAGTTGGTAAGCCTTTTAAAACTAAAATCTCTAAAGATAAAACAATATTAGCATCAAGTTTTAAAGGAGTTAATCTTTGGTCTAACGAATTTCCAAACTTGTATTCTGTTAAAATCGAATTAAAAAGTAAAACAAAAGTATTACATACTTACAAACAAACATTTGGCTTTAGAACTTTTGAGGTACGAGACCATGATGGTTTTTACTTAAACGGAAAACGTATTTTATTAAAAGGCGCTAACATGCATAGTTTTAGACCAGAAACGGGTCGTACACTTAGTAAAACTGATATGGAGGAAACCCTACGTTTAATGCAAGATTTAAACTTTAATTGTGTTCGTCCTTGTCATTACCCACCAGACTCTTATTTCTTTGAACTTTGCGATTCTTTAGGTATGTTATCTATGGATGAAACTACAGGGTGGTACCGTCCGTTAGACACTCAAATAGGCACAAAGATTGTAAAAGAAATAGTAACGAGAGATGTAAATCATCCATCTGTAATTCTTTGGAGTAACGGAAATCACATAGCGCATAATCCAGAATTAGACCCTGTATTTATTGAGTGGGATATACAAAAAAGAAGACCGCTAAAAAATGAAGCAAAAAACAATGATATTTTTGCCAATTATAATCCAGATTGGGATATTGTAAACACCACATATTACCCCAATTATAAAACCATTAACCGCGCTTTATTTAAAGACAATCATATTTATCTTCCAAACGAAACCTTACATGCTTTGTATGATGGAGGAGGAGGAGCAAACCTAAAAACCTATTGGGATTTATTTGAAAAATCTAAAGTAGGTGGTGGTCTTATGATTTGGGCTTTAAATGATGAAGGGTTGATGCGCACAGATATGGGGTATGTTGCCGATAATCAATTTAGTAAAGCTTCTGATGGTATTGTTGGACCTCATGGCGAAAAAGATGGTAGCTTTTATGCGGTAAGAGAAATTTGGTCGCCAGTGTTTATAGAAAATGATAAAATTAAAGCCGATTTTAATGGAGATTTAGATTTTATTAATAAATTTTATTTTACAAATCTTAATCAATGTAATATAAAATGGAAACTTATTAATTTTGCAAATCCAGATGGTACAATAAACGGACATCGTACCGTAGCTAAAGGTAAGGTAAGTGGTAATGTGCTAGCAGGTAATACAGGTAAACTTAACGTATTATTACCAGCTTCGTTTGTAAATAATGATGCCCTTTCTATTGAGGTTTATGATCCTAAAGGAGGATTGGTGTACAGTAAAAACATTCCAATTAAAACTGCTAAACGACCAACTTTTAGAACCTCTATAAACAATATGTTTTTACAAGATAAAGAAGATAAATTTACTTTTTATTATGATAAAACAACATTTAAGTTCGATACAAAAAGTGCTGTGCTTTTATCAGTAAAAGATAATGGGAAAGCAACAAGTATTAAAAATTTTCCATTTTTAACTTTTAAGTCTGTAGATTCTGTAGCTACAAATAATGCAAACCAATTATCAAAAGCAACTGTTACTAAATCTGGTAATAAATGGGTAATAGAGGTTAAAAATACAAAAGGGTTTGATTATTTAAAATGGACACTTCATTCTGGAGGAGAAATTGTTTTAGATTATGCATATACCTTGCCTTCTGGCGCGTATAATTATGCGGGTATTGGTATGGCGGTAGATGCTAAAGATGTGTTACGAAAACGATGGTTAGGAGAAGGGCCTACAAGGATATGGAATAATAGAACAGAAGGAGGAATATTAGATGTGTATGCAGTTGAAAAGCAAGTAAATATTCCCGGACAAGTGTATAACTCACCAGAGTTTGAAGGCTGTTTTGCTCCATGGAATTGGGCTGTGTTTTATTTAAAAGATAATTTAAACCTAGCTTTTAAAAACAGTACAAATGTAACTTTAGGTGTATTAAATCCTGTAAATGGTAAAGGAGCAAAAAAAGCTGCTTGGCAGTATCCTAAAGAAGATGGCTTTTTCTTTTTTGACTATATAGATTCAGTGGGGTCTAAATGGAAAACAGCAACCGAGTTTGGACCAGATGCACAACCTCATAAAATAAATGGACAAATTAAAGGGGCGGTTTCTATGTATGTGAACTGGAATAAACCCTTAGTAAAAGCAAAGCGAGTTGATGTAGAGGTAGAGTAA
- a CDS encoding RraA family protein, which yields MAHTELFTALVGDVMDKMGYLHQFLPAQLKPVDSKSIVFGKAMPVVEADVFGEQLDKSNNSFLNKPFGIMFEALDSLQQDEVYVCTGSSLRYALWGGLMSTRAMKLKASGAVVYGYSRDTNEVLRLGFPVFSMGTYAQDQGPRGKVIDYRVPIEIDKVRINPGDIIYGDLDGVVIVPQEIQDEVFHKALEKARGEKLVLEALQKGMTTVEAFNKFGIM from the coding sequence TTGGCACACACCGAGCTTTTTACTGCCTTGGTAGGAGATGTAATGGATAAAATGGGGTATCTGCATCAATTTTTGCCCGCACAATTGAAACCGGTGGATTCGAAGTCAATTGTTTTTGGTAAAGCCATGCCAGTAGTTGAAGCCGATGTTTTTGGGGAGCAATTAGACAAATCTAATAATAGCTTTCTTAACAAACCTTTCGGAATCATGTTTGAAGCTTTGGATAGTTTGCAGCAAGATGAGGTATATGTCTGTACGGGTTCATCACTGCGTTATGCACTTTGGGGAGGATTAATGAGCACGCGAGCAATGAAACTTAAGGCTTCAGGAGCAGTAGTATATGGCTATTCTAGAGATACAAACGAAGTGTTAAGATTAGGTTTTCCTGTATTTAGTATGGGGACTTATGCACAAGACCAAGGCCCTAGAGGAAAGGTTATTGATTATAGAGTTCCTATAGAAATTGATAAAGTTAGAATCAATCCGGGAGATATTATTTACGGAGATTTGGATGGAGTAGTGATTGTCCCTCAGGAAATTCAAGATGAAGTTTTTCATAAAGCTTTGGAAAAAGCACGTGGAGAAAAATTAGTTTTAGAAGCTTTACAAAAAGGAATGACCACTGTAGAAGCTTTTAATAAATTTGGAATAATGTAA
- a CDS encoding RagB/SusD family nutrient uptake outer membrane protein — translation MKTKNIILFVFAIFSFFSCENFLEEDPRALIAPETFFASENDARQAVNGMYAILKNNSIYGQVGLDHFYDNGADIIEPNRSANFVEPIGNYSMNEALADVSVQKMSVSDTWKDLYRVIFNANIIINRVTDNKAISKAAQTDIIADAKLIRSLCYWHITNLWGAAPYYTEELKLDEIKILGRTDEATILSGILVDLKFAMDNLKSSYNGEESGRASKWVAAMVMAKIYMQQKEWDLALNMCLEIINKSGHEILPSYAAVFDPSNEYNAEIIWSLDFAKDIRGQFEEGTVKADGTLASAFGNGNWRPSIFNPRLRDEPANTSERTALSDALKARGEAFNGTGLQVASKDFAEKFPLNDLRRPLNIMDNYLGFDLNFPYMAKWMNLKIDSSPRFNHSDNRMVFRLADVYLMAAESENELNGPGNAYQYINKIRERAFATKAESELKGLSQQSFREAIYDERKWELAGEANRRYDLIRWGILLDVVQNLEYRFWKPNENIKPYHVKLPIPLQELELNPNLLEFDPTNNGYR, via the coding sequence ATGAAAACAAAAAATATAATTTTATTCGTATTCGCGATATTCTCTTTTTTTAGTTGTGAGAATTTCTTAGAAGAAGATCCAAGAGCTCTTATTGCTCCAGAAACGTTTTTTGCTTCAGAAAATGATGCAAGACAAGCTGTTAATGGTATGTATGCTATTTTAAAAAATAATTCTATTTACGGTCAAGTAGGATTAGATCATTTTTATGATAACGGAGCAGATATTATAGAACCTAATCGTTCTGCAAATTTTGTAGAACCAATAGGTAATTATTCAATGAATGAAGCTTTGGCAGATGTATCTGTTCAGAAAATGAGTGTATCAGACACATGGAAAGATTTGTATAGAGTAATTTTTAATGCCAATATTATTATTAATCGTGTTACTGATAATAAAGCAATATCTAAAGCAGCTCAAACAGATATTATTGCAGATGCAAAACTAATTAGATCTTTATGCTATTGGCATATAACAAACCTTTGGGGAGCAGCACCATATTATACAGAAGAACTTAAATTAGATGAAATTAAAATATTAGGTAGAACGGATGAAGCTACAATATTAAGCGGAATTTTAGTTGACTTAAAATTTGCGATGGATAATTTGAAAAGTTCTTATAACGGAGAAGAAAGTGGGCGTGCATCAAAATGGGTTGCAGCAATGGTAATGGCTAAAATTTATATGCAACAAAAAGAGTGGGATTTAGCATTAAATATGTGCTTAGAAATTATTAATAAATCTGGGCATGAAATTTTACCATCTTATGCGGCAGTTTTTGATCCTTCTAATGAATATAATGCAGAAATTATTTGGTCTTTAGATTTTGCAAAAGATATTAGAGGTCAATTTGAAGAAGGTACAGTAAAAGCAGATGGTACGCTAGCGAGTGCTTTTGGTAATGGAAACTGGAGACCAAGTATATTTAATCCTCGTTTAAGAGATGAGCCAGCCAATACTTCTGAAAGAACAGCATTAAGTGATGCATTAAAAGCAAGAGGAGAAGCCTTTAATGGTACAGGTTTACAAGTAGCATCTAAAGATTTTGCAGAAAAATTTCCTTTAAATGATTTAAGAAGACCATTAAATATAATGGATAATTATTTAGGGTTCGATTTAAATTTTCCGTACATGGCAAAATGGATGAACTTAAAAATAGATTCATCTCCGCGTTTTAATCATTCTGATAATAGAATGGTGTTTAGATTGGCAGATGTTTATTTAATGGCTGCAGAGTCTGAAAATGAGTTAAATGGACCAGGTAATGCGTATCAATATATTAATAAAATTAGAGAACGCGCATTTGCTACAAAAGCAGAATCTGAACTTAAAGGGCTTTCTCAGCAATCGTTTAGAGAAGCAATTTATGATGAACGTAAATGGGAATTAGCCGGAGAAGCAAATAGAAGATATGATTTAATTAGATGGGGAATTTTGTTAGATGTTGTTCAGAATCTTGAATACCGTTTTTGGAAACCAAATGAAAACATTAAACCTTACCATGTTAAATTACCAATTCCATTACAAGAGTTAGAATTAAACCCAAATTTATTAGAATTTGACCCAACAAATAATGGGTATAGGTAA
- a CDS encoding sulfatase family protein, which translates to MRVLSIIFTACLLITSCKTSEKKEDTSNLEAPQRPNILWLVTEDMGAYIPPFGDLTVKTPNLSRLANEGVIYPNLYSTSGVCAPSRAAIATGMYPSSIGANHMRTNSNTKQTGLPAYEAVPPSNVKMISELMRLQGYYCSNNYKEDYQFRAPATAWDESSAYAHWRNRKEGQPFFSVFNFTETHESGLFEPYGFRQIETRHYHEGDRNYKWIQNGKPDAKNRMTEAETPKYLSKDTKFNIPPYLPDTDIVRNDMWKLYNNIGEMDRQVGAVLKQLEDDGLLENTIIVFYGDHGGPLPREKRLIYDSGLNTPMIVRFPKKMNSGKKDNQLISFVDFAPTLLSLIGVEPPKYMQGQAFLGKYKAKKERTYIYGAADRFDEVTDAIRAVRDDQFKYIRNYRPEQGYYLPLGYREKIPTMQELLRLRDEGKLNAVQMQWFRDHKPKEELFDCKADPFEINNLASNPEYQEKLKELRGEMDNWLKQIGDTPNLPENELIEQLWAGNDHQPVTSIPVINSSKELITISCATEGASIGYQIVSKESKAPITWSIYQKPFLLPKGSLLKVKAHRIGFKASKIVELAK; encoded by the coding sequence ATGAGAGTTTTATCGATAATATTTACAGCTTGTTTATTAATAACAAGCTGTAAAACATCAGAAAAAAAAGAAGATACTTCTAATTTAGAAGCACCTCAAAGGCCTAATATTTTATGGTTGGTAACAGAAGACATGGGAGCTTATATTCCTCCCTTTGGAGATTTAACAGTAAAAACGCCTAATTTATCACGTTTAGCAAACGAAGGCGTAATTTATCCTAATTTATACTCAACCTCTGGAGTTTGTGCACCAAGTAGAGCTGCCATAGCAACAGGTATGTACCCTTCTAGTATTGGTGCAAATCATATGAGAACCAACTCTAATACTAAACAAACAGGTTTACCTGCGTATGAAGCAGTACCGCCTTCTAATGTAAAAATGATTAGCGAATTAATGCGCTTACAAGGTTATTACTGTAGTAATAATTACAAGGAAGATTATCAGTTTAGAGCACCAGCAACTGCTTGGGATGAAAGTAGTGCTTATGCGCATTGGAGAAATAGAAAAGAAGGACAACCATTTTTTTCTGTTTTTAATTTTACAGAAACACATGAATCTGGGTTGTTTGAACCTTACGGGTTTAGACAAATAGAAACAAGACATTACCACGAAGGTGACCGTAATTATAAATGGATACAGAACGGAAAACCAGATGCTAAAAATAGAATGACGGAAGCAGAAACACCTAAGTATTTATCTAAAGATACTAAGTTTAATATTCCGCCATATTTACCAGATACAGATATTGTGCGTAACGATATGTGGAAACTGTATAACAATATTGGTGAAATGGACAGGCAAGTTGGTGCTGTTTTAAAACAATTAGAAGATGATGGATTGTTAGAAAATACAATTATTGTTTTTTATGGAGATCATGGAGGACCGTTACCTAGAGAAAAACGTTTAATTTATGATTCTGGATTAAATACGCCAATGATTGTTCGTTTTCCTAAAAAAATGAATTCAGGTAAAAAAGATAATCAACTAATTAGTTTTGTAGATTTTGCACCAACATTATTATCTTTAATAGGTGTAGAACCACCAAAATATATGCAAGGTCAAGCCTTTTTAGGAAAGTATAAAGCCAAAAAAGAACGTACTTATATTTATGGAGCAGCAGATCGTTTTGATGAAGTAACCGATGCTATAAGAGCAGTAAGAGACGATCAGTTTAAATATATAAGAAATTACAGACCAGAACAAGGATATTATTTACCGCTTGGTTACAGAGAAAAAATACCAACAATGCAAGAATTGTTAAGGTTGCGAGATGAAGGCAAACTAAATGCTGTTCAAATGCAATGGTTTAGAGATCATAAACCTAAAGAAGAATTGTTTGATTGTAAAGCAGATCCTTTTGAGATAAACAATTTAGCAAGTAACCCAGAATATCAAGAAAAATTAAAAGAGTTACGAGGTGAAATGGATAACTGGTTAAAGCAAATAGGAGATACACCAAATTTACCAGAAAATGAACTTATAGAACAACTTTGGGCAGGAAACGATCATCAACCTGTAACCTCTATTCCTGTAATTAATTCATCTAAAGAATTAATTACCATTAGTTGTGCCACAGAAGGTGCTTCTATTGGTTATCAAATTGTTTCTAAAGAAAGTAAAGCCCCTATAACATGGTCTATATATCAAAAACCATTTTTATTACCTAAAGGCAGCTTATTAAAAGTAAAAGCACATCGAATTGGTTTTAAAGCTAGTAAAATAGTTGAGCTAGCAAAATAA
- a CDS encoding SDR family NAD(P)-dependent oxidoreductase produces the protein MKVFSLQGKKAVITGGGSGIGLGIAKTFIAAGAQVLIVGRNEEKLIDAQRELGANCSYKAFDVTDLDKVPNFVTETETSWGQVDILINCAGTHLKKNAVETSDSEFLQVLNVHLLSVFALTREFSKVMIPRQQGVIIMISSMTAVMGMKQVVAYSTAKTAVVGLMRSMVSELAIDNVRINTIAPGWIESPMLHKAIGNDLPRKTKILSRIPSSKFGQPEDIGNAALYLASDAGKYVNGVFLPIDGGAAGGF, from the coding sequence ATGAAAGTATTTAGTTTACAAGGAAAAAAAGCGGTTATTACAGGTGGAGGAAGTGGTATAGGTCTTGGCATTGCCAAAACATTTATAGCAGCTGGAGCTCAAGTTTTAATTGTTGGTAGAAACGAAGAAAAATTAATAGATGCTCAAAGAGAACTGGGAGCAAATTGTAGCTACAAAGCATTTGATGTAACTGATTTAGATAAGGTTCCAAATTTTGTTACTGAAACAGAAACGAGTTGGGGTCAGGTTGATATTTTGATAAACTGTGCAGGAACCCATTTGAAAAAAAATGCAGTTGAAACTTCAGATAGCGAATTCTTGCAGGTGTTAAATGTGCATCTATTAAGTGTATTTGCCCTTACTAGAGAGTTTTCAAAAGTGATGATACCAAGACAACAAGGGGTTATTATTATGATTAGTTCTATGACAGCGGTTATGGGAATGAAACAAGTAGTCGCTTATTCAACAGCTAAAACAGCTGTTGTAGGTTTAATGAGAAGTATGGTTTCGGAATTGGCTATTGATAATGTTCGAATTAACACGATTGCCCCTGGATGGATAGAATCTCCAATGCTTCATAAAGCGATTGGAAATGATTTACCAAGAAAAACTAAAATTTTAAGCAGAATCCCGTCAAGTAAATTTGGTCAGCCAGAAGATATTGGGAATGCCGCACTTTATTTAGCCTCTGATGCTGGTAAATATGTAAATGGCGTTTTTCTACCTATAGACGGTGGTGCTGCTGGAGGTTTCTAA
- a CDS encoding beta-xylosidase, which yields MRKIVLVGFALVALIGCNSTKNESQSLSKEDSEIAAKVKSLVSKMTLDEKIAEMTQDAPANERLGIPFMKFGEGLHGLWMDGVTVYPQAIAAGSTWDPELVKKMASQTALEARAKNVTHIYSPNLDVISGDGRYGRVEESYGEDPYLVSRMGVAFIQGMQGMGDERFDKNHVLTTAKHFIGYPENRRGINGGFSDMSERRLREIYLPPFEAAVKEAKVGCIMPGHQDFNGVPCHMNEWLLKDVLRDELGFDGFLVSDNNDVGRLQTMHFIPETRQEAAILGLKAGVDMDLVLGKPLELYTYHSTVLKDTLTKNSSLVKYIDESTSRILTAKYKLGLFESNIKGYKKDAVVSKKEHQEFAYEMAKKAIILLKNDNNLLPLDMSKIKSLAVIGPNAHENRPEKGTYSLLGGYSGLPPYYVSVLDGLKSKVGENVKINYAKGCDLLNNSKADFSNAVAAAKNSDAVVLVVGGSRRTGGEGADRADLNLYGVQNELVEAIHKTGKPVIVVLINGRPLSINYIAENMPSVLETWYLGMRSGDAIADALFGDVNPGGKLTVSFPRSVGQLPVTYLERPDFIGSGKGLFRDVDKTPLFPFGYGLSYTKFKLGTPKLENTTIAIDGTTSVSVEVTNTGEREGDEVVQMYVRDDYASVGRYLKMLKGFKRITLKPGETKTVSFNLGFNELNVLNQQMKKVVEPGTFTISVGTSSMEKDLQTASLRAK from the coding sequence ATGAGAAAAATAGTTTTAGTAGGTTTTGCCCTAGTCGCATTAATTGGCTGTAATTCAACAAAAAACGAAAGCCAATCTTTAAGTAAAGAAGATTCAGAAATTGCTGCAAAAGTTAAAAGCTTAGTAAGCAAAATGACTTTAGATGAAAAAATTGCAGAAATGACTCAAGATGCACCTGCAAATGAGCGTTTAGGGATACCTTTTATGAAATTTGGAGAAGGTTTACATGGTTTATGGATGGATGGAGTTACGGTTTATCCACAAGCAATTGCAGCAGGTTCTACTTGGGACCCAGAGTTAGTGAAAAAAATGGCTTCTCAAACAGCTTTAGAAGCAAGAGCAAAAAATGTAACACATATTTATTCTCCTAATTTAGATGTAATTTCTGGAGATGGTAGATATGGTAGAGTAGAAGAATCTTATGGAGAAGATCCTTATTTAGTTTCTAGAATGGGTGTTGCCTTTATACAAGGAATGCAAGGGATGGGAGATGAGAGATTTGATAAAAACCATGTTTTAACAACAGCAAAACATTTTATTGGTTATCCAGAAAATCGTCGTGGTATAAACGGTGGTTTTAGTGATATGTCTGAGCGTAGATTAAGAGAAATATATTTACCTCCTTTTGAGGCAGCAGTAAAAGAAGCAAAAGTAGGATGTATTATGCCAGGGCATCAAGATTTTAACGGTGTGCCATGTCATATGAATGAGTGGTTATTAAAAGATGTTTTAAGAGATGAGTTAGGTTTTGATGGTTTTTTAGTGTCAGATAATAATGATGTTGGTAGATTACAAACCATGCATTTTATACCAGAAACTAGACAAGAAGCAGCAATACTTGGTTTAAAAGCAGGGGTAGATATGGATTTGGTTTTAGGTAAGCCATTAGAATTATACACATATCATTCTACTGTTTTAAAAGATACTTTAACTAAAAATTCTTCTTTAGTAAAATATATAGATGAGTCTACATCTAGAATTTTAACAGCTAAGTATAAATTAGGTTTGTTTGAATCTAATATTAAAGGATATAAAAAAGATGCAGTAGTTAGTAAAAAAGAGCATCAAGAATTTGCTTATGAAATGGCTAAAAAGGCAATTATTTTGTTAAAAAATGATAATAATTTATTGCCATTAGATATGTCTAAAATTAAATCATTAGCCGTTATAGGACCAAATGCACATGAAAATAGACCAGAAAAAGGTACTTATTCTTTATTAGGTGGCTACTCTGGTTTACCTCCTTATTATGTTTCTGTTTTAGATGGATTAAAAAGTAAAGTAGGAGAAAATGTAAAAATTAATTATGCAAAAGGGTGTGATTTATTAAATAACTCAAAAGCAGATTTTTCTAACGCAGTTGCCGCAGCTAAAAATTCTGATGCCGTTGTACTTGTTGTTGGTGGATCTCGTAGAACAGGTGGTGAAGGTGCAGATAGAGCAGATTTAAATTTATATGGAGTTCAAAATGAATTGGTAGAAGCGATTCATAAAACAGGAAAACCTGTTATTGTTGTTTTAATTAATGGGCGTCCATTATCTATTAACTACATAGCAGAAAATATGCCTTCTGTTTTAGAAACTTGGTATTTAGGTATGCGTTCTGGAGATGCTATTGCAGATGCTCTTTTTGGAGACGTAAATCCAGGTGGTAAATTAACAGTTTCTTTTCCTAGATCTGTGGGGCAATTACCGGTAACTTATTTAGAACGTCCAGATTTTATTGGATCAGGTAAAGGTCTATTTAGAGATGTAGATAAAACACCATTATTTCCTTTTGGTTATGGTTTAAGTTATACAAAATTTAAACTTGGTACTCCTAAATTAGAAAACACTACAATTGCTATAGATGGTACTACTTCTGTTTCTGTAGAAGTAACCAATACAGGGGAAAGAGAAGGAGATGAAGTGGTACAAATGTATGTTAGAGATGATTATGCTTCTGTGGGGCGTTATCTTAAAATGTTAAAAGGTTTTAAACGTATTACTTTAAAACCAGGAGAAACAAAAACAGTAAGCTTTAATTTAGGTTTTAATGAATTAAATGTTTTAAATCAACAAATGAAAAAAGTTGTAGAGCCTGGTACTTTTACAATTTCTGTTGGAACTTCTTCTATGGAAAAAGATTTACAAACAGCTAGTTTAAGAGCTAAATAG